TAAAAAAATAAGGCATTTGCACATTTTTACTCTTTCTTTGCAAAAAAATCCAATTCCCCATTTTTCATGTCCATATCCCGGCAATTATCCTCGAAAGAGACTAATTGATGCACGACCTTGAAAAGAGCGCCGACAGCGGCGGGGGAGTACTATTTGAATATTATGAAGATACTGTTACTTGGAAGCGGCGGCCGCGAACACGCACTGGCCTGGAAAATGTCTCAAAGCACTCAATGTACGGGCCTGTTCATCGCGCCCGGCAATGCCGGCACCGCACAGTATGGTACCAACGTAAATATCGCGGGTACCGATTTCGACCAGATCAAGAATTTCTGCATTGACAATAAAATAGAGCTGTTGGTAGTGGGTCCGGAAGATCCGCTGGTACACGGCGTTTACGACTTCTTTACGCAAGATCCCGAACTGCAGCACATCCCCGTAGTTGGCCCTTCCAAACAAGGTGCCCAGCTCGAAGGCAGTAAAGCATTCGCAAAGGAGTTTATGCTCCGCCACAACATTCCCACCGCCGCTTACCGCGAGTTCAGCGAAGCCAATTACGAAGAAGGGGTTGCTTATCTTAAGCAACATTCCCTGCCTATCGTGTTAAAGGCCGACGGACTGGCTGCCGGCAAAGGTGTGGTAATTGCGGCTACGCATGAAGAGGCCCTGGCCGAGTTTGCGCAAATGATCAAAGACGCCAAGTTTGGCGACGCCAGCAAAAAGGTGGTAGTAGAACAATTCCTCACCGGGATCGAACTCTCCGTTTTTGTGCTGACCGACGGTACATCTTACAAAATTCTCCCTGCTGCAAAAGATTACAAACGTATTGGCGAAGGCGATACCGGTCTGAACACAGGCGGTATGGGCGCTATTTCACCAGTGCCGTTTGCGGGCAAAGCCTTTATGGACGAGGTGGAAGAAACCATCATTCGTCCGACGGTGGAAGGCCTGGCAAAGGAAAACATCACGTACAAAGGTTTCGTTTTCGTTGGATTGATCAGCGTAGACGGTAAGCCATTCGTGATCGAGTACAACTGCCGTATGGGCGATCCGGAAACCGAAGTGGTAATGCCCCGTTTGCAGAACGACCTGCTGGAATTGTTCACTGCCCTTCACAACGGCACACTGGGTACGCAAACGATCTACGAAGATCCGCGTGCGGCAGCCACTGTTATGCTGGTAGCGGGCGGATACCCGGAGGCTTACGAAAAAGGGAAGGAGATTACAGAGATACCTGCCGCTAGACCGGACCAGCTGGTGTTTCACGCAGGCACTAAAGCAGAGGGCGATAAGGTACTGACCAACGGAGGCAGGGTATTAACCGTGACTTCACTGGCCACCGATCTGCACCTGGCATTGGCGCATTCGAAACAAACTGCCGAAAGCATCCAATTTGACGGTAAGTATTACCGCAGGGACATTGGCTATGAATTTGTGTAACAAACACTTGTGCACTAATTTCAGACCTGTATTTCTGGGAAACGCAGCAATTAAACCGACATTATTCCGTTAAAACGGAAAAGAATATCTAGCAGGGCTTCATACTATAAAAAAAATTCTTATACTTTAAGCTTTTTGCATCGTATATTCGTTGGAATTATTCATTTTTGCATATCTAATTCTTTTGACCGTATCAAACAATGGGCTTCTTTAATTTTTTAACACAAGAAATAGCGATAGACCTGGGAACCGCGAATACG
This genomic interval from Chitinophaga horti contains the following:
- the purD gene encoding phosphoribosylamine--glycine ligase, producing MKILLLGSGGREHALAWKMSQSTQCTGLFIAPGNAGTAQYGTNVNIAGTDFDQIKNFCIDNKIELLVVGPEDPLVHGVYDFFTQDPELQHIPVVGPSKQGAQLEGSKAFAKEFMLRHNIPTAAYREFSEANYEEGVAYLKQHSLPIVLKADGLAAGKGVVIAATHEEALAEFAQMIKDAKFGDASKKVVVEQFLTGIELSVFVLTDGTSYKILPAAKDYKRIGEGDTGLNTGGMGAISPVPFAGKAFMDEVEETIIRPTVEGLAKENITYKGFVFVGLISVDGKPFVIEYNCRMGDPETEVVMPRLQNDLLELFTALHNGTLGTQTIYEDPRAAATVMLVAGGYPEAYEKGKEITEIPAARPDQLVFHAGTKAEGDKVLTNGGRVLTVTSLATDLHLALAHSKQTAESIQFDGKYYRRDIGYEFV